A single region of the Brachypodium distachyon strain Bd21 chromosome 3, Brachypodium_distachyon_v3.0, whole genome shotgun sequence genome encodes:
- the LOC112271915 gene encoding putative F-box/LRR-repeat protein 23, with protein MELEPEDTLPVPAPPCARDWSELPFDALALILGKLGAVEILMGAGLVCHSWLDAAKLPHLWREVDIGRGPRDQSLILEKSSSAWSAMFVGMAKMAVDRSDGKMEVFVGDGFVNDALLSYIAQRATSLKTLCIIRTWFVSNEGFAEAIKKLPMLMELEVSVCLRINGNRVFDVVGIACPHLTRFRYSKSRFYINDGVNDSEDEKARAIATMRELRSLQLYAVHITNEGLTAILDNCHQLESLDIRHCFEVDMNDALREKCARIKTLRLPEDSTDDYEFEVLPPFVVG; from the exons ATGGAGTTGGAGCCAGAAGACACACTGCCCGTGCCTGCGCCACCATGCGCTAGGGACTGGTCGGAGCTGCCTTTTGACGCGCTTGCTCTTATCTTGGGCAAGCTCGGCGCCGTGGAGATTCTCATGGGCGCCGGCCTCGTGTGCCACTCCTGGCTCGACGCTGCCAAGCTGCCTCATCTGTGGCGTGAGGTGGACATCGGCCGTGGGCCGCGCGACCAGTCTCTGATCCTCGAGAAGAGCAGTTCTGCCTGGTCTGCTATGTTCGTTGGTATGGCCAAGATGGCTGTCGATCGCTCTGACGGGAAGATGGAGGTGTTCGTGGGAGATGGGTTTGTTAATGACGCGCTCCTCAGTTACATCGCACAAAG GGCAACATCTCTGAAGACTCTTTGCATCATCCGTACTTGGTTCGTATCCAACGAAGGATTTGCGGAGGCGATAAAAAAGCTCCCTATGCTAATGGAGCTCGAGGTTTCAGTATGTCTGCGGATAAATGGGAATCGTGTGTTTGATGTTGTTGGTATAGCATGCCCACATCTGACACGGTTTAGATATAGCAAGTCCCGGTTCTACATTAACGACGGCGTTAATGACAGTGAGGATGAGAAAGCCCGTGCGATCGCAACCATGCGCGAGCTACGCTCTCTTCAGCTCTATGCAGTTCATATCACCAATGAAGGACTGACGGCCATTTTGGACAACTGCCACCAACTGGAATCTCTCGACATCCGCCATTGCTTCGAAGTCGACATGAATGATGCCCTGAGAGAAAAGTGTGCAAGGATCAAGACACTCAGGCTTCCTGAAGATTCAACCGACGACTATGAGTTTGAGGTTCTGCCACCTTTCGTGGTTGGGTAA
- the LOC100845196 gene encoding putative F-box/LRR-repeat protein 23 encodes MPSSSRGLQEAPVAAEEARNWADMPLDSILAVLHKLDHIDILMAADQVCRSWRRAARDEPELWRRIVMRGNAELSPKLIRQGMACEAVRRSAGQCEAFCGEHAADDGFLLYLSEQAPCLKSLRLISCSGVSKEGFEDIIKGFPLLEELELSLHHNQHQRVYKVIVEACPQLKHFRLNKQYFNGQQWTWQKDMDALGIATMHELRSVQLFANSLTNKGLATILDNCPHLESLDIRHCFNVDIDNDDDGPLLRGNCAGIGMLRLPHDSTHDYDLEVGSPRFASEYQYEYLDWCSSPDVDRYWIGEESEDDNDDYYSGSSLFEADLDKYETVLPRRLRK; translated from the exons ATGCCTTCCTCCTCTCGCGGCCTCCAGGAGGCGCctgtggcggcggaggaggcgaggaaCTGGGCGGACATGCCACTGGACTCGATCTTGGCCGTCCTCCACAAGCTCGACCACATCGACATCCTGATGGCGGCGGACCAGGTGTGCCGCTCctggcgccgcgccgcgcgggACGAGCCGGAGCTGTGGCGCCGCATCGTCATGCGCGGGAACGCCGAGCTCTCCCCCAAGCTCATCCGCCAGGGGATGGCCTGCGAGGCCGTCCGCCGCAGCGCGGGGCAGTGCGAGGCCTTCTGCGGCGAgcacgccgccgacgatgGCTTCCTCCTCTACCTCAGCGAGCA GGCTCCCTGTTTGAAGAGTCTTCGCCTCATCTCTTGCTCGGGTGTCTCAAAGGAAGGATTTGAAGATATAATAAAGGGGTTTCCTCTCCTCGAAGAGCTCGAGCTATCGCTGCATCACAATCAACATCAGAGGGTGTACAAGGTTATTGTAGAAGCATGCCCCCAGCTGAAGCATTTCCGACTGAACAAACAATACTTCAATGGGCAACAATGGACATGGCAAAAGGACATGGATGCCCTAGGGATCGCAACGATGCACGAACTACGCTCAGTACAGCTCTTTGCCAACAGCCTGACCAACAAAGGGCTCGCCACCATCTTGGATAACTGTCCGCACCTTGAGTCGCTGGACATACGCCATTGCTTCAATGTCGACATAGACAACGACGACGATGGCCCGCTGCTGCGAGGGAACTGCGCCGGGATCGGTATGCTGCGGCTTCCTCATGACTCGACCCATGACTACGACCTCGAGGTTGGAAGCCCTAGGTTTGCTTCTGAATACCAATATGAATATCTTGACTGGTGCAGCAGCCCGGACGTGGACAGGTATTGGATAGGAGAGGAATCAGAGGATGACAACGACGATTATTACTCTGGTTCTTCTCTCTTCGAGGCCGACCTCGACAAATATGAGACGGTGCTTCCGAGGAGGTTGCGTAAGTGA
- the LOC104584052 gene encoding protein REVEILLE 8-like, whose product MDRIDETTPAPARKPKQRRSRWSPDEHNRFLDALSMFGRDWKKIEAHVGTRTTIQLRSHAQKYFEKAQKMGVTGLPPPRPKRKHKHAPPVPQQQQPAQGSAAAGQSQWAPPPGMQSSGCGSILGRTTSACLNNHGGVGTDQVPADEPAAATYSGDNSFMGTPSFFSEMSMALEWVGSSTGSTSLASTAVGPPPSTLPEVETMLPVDEAAMDPWDIIMQEIKDIGLDIDMDMDMKIFPSIIPAGGSECGSPTPHHGVPGAWCDTNLPSPYV is encoded by the exons ATGGATAGGATCGACGAGAcaacgccggcgccggcgaggaagccGAAGCAGCGCCGGAGTAGGTGGAGCCCCGACGAGCACAACCGCTTCCTCGACGCTCTCTCCAT GTTCGGTCGCGACtggaagaagatcgaggcgCATGTCGGCACCAGAACCACCATACAG CTTCGCAGCCATGCTCAGAAGTACTTTGAAAAGGCTCAGAAGATGGGTGTTACTGGGCTGCCGCCACCGAGGCCGAAGCGCAAGCACAAGCATGCCCCGCCGGttccgcagcagcagcagcctgcacagggctcggcggcggccggacaGTCGCaatgggcgccgccgccag GAATGCAGAGCTCCGGCTGTGGGAGCATTCTAGGTAGGACTACTTCGGCTTGTCTGAATAACCATGGAGGCGTAGGAACTGATCAGGTTCCAGCTGACGAACCAGCTGCTGCAACATATTCAG GCGACAATTCGTTCATGGGGACACCGAGCTTCTTCAGTGAAATGAGCATGGCCTTGGAGTGGGTTGGCAGTAGCACTGGCAGCACAAGTTTGGCATCCACAGCAGTTGGGCCGCCGCCCTCGACCCTGCCGGAGGTCGAGACAATGCTGCCTGTTGATGAGGCAGCGATGGATCCTTGGGACATCATCATGCAGGAGATCAAGGATATCGGGTTGGATATAGACATGGACATGGACATGAAGATCTTCCCCTCTATCATTCCCGCAGGCGGAAGTGAATGCGGCAGCCCTACGCCGCATCATGGCGTCCCTGGTGCCTGGTGTGACACAAACTTACCTTCACCATATGTGTGA
- the LOC100845499 gene encoding putative F-box/LRR-repeat protein 23, whose translation MQLLSPPPPPPTAGAPGRGRRRQRRLRRLRSKRPERRDWADLPLDAILCVLRRLGDAELMFGGAARACRSWHDAAREPELGRRIDTRGHSRLFRETVSLDRMARLAVWFAAGELEAFLAEGHVDDDLLLFLAQYAPSLKSLHLIECYGVHTDAFAEAILRFPLLEELELSQCNNILATWVVDLVATSCPRLKHFKHTKERISRRYFARTPYPANNSEAFVIARMCELRTLQLFRDGLDSKGLVAILDNCPRLEFLDIRSCDNVVMDSGLRAKCARIKTKKLYPYNWTNDWEHFQSGSHDDDFTDDSEYFEPGSPISYCSTCFMSSDIGDELDCEFMYAQDCESDDSDRSCYFSGIDETDLEEHERILGKGARRYLRI comes from the exons ATGCAGTTActctctcctccgcctccgccgccgacggcgggCGCGCCGGgccgcgggaggcggcggcagcgccgtCTCCGGAGGCTCCGGTCCAAGCGGCCGGAGAGGCGCGACTGGGCGGATCTGCCCCTGGACGCGATCCTCTGCGTGCTCCGCAGGCTGGGCGACGCGGAGCTCATgttcggcggcgcggcgcgggcgtgcCGCTCCTGGCACGACGCGGCGCGGGAGCCCGAGCTCGGGCGCCGCATCGACACGCGCGGCCACTCGCGGCTCTTCCGGGAGACCGTCAGCCTCGACCGGATGGCGCGGCTCGCCGTCTGGTTCGCCGCCGGGGAGCTCGAGGCCTTCCTCGCCGAGGGCCACGTCGACGACGAcctgctcctcttcctcgcccAGTA TGCACCCTCGCTGAAGAGCCTTCATCTCATCGAGTGCTATGGTGTACACACCGACGCATTCGCGGAGGCAATACTGAGGTTCCCTCTgctggaggagctggagcTTTCGCAATGCAACAATATACTTGCCACATGGGTGGTTGACCTTGTTGCCACATCTTGTCCACGGCTGAAGCACTTCAAACATACCAAAGAAAGAATATCCCGCCGATATTTTGCTAGAACTCCATACCCTGCCAACAACAGCGAAGCCTTTGTGATCGCAAGGATGTGCGAGCTACGCACCCTGCAGCTTTTCCGCGACGGCCTCGACAGCAAAGGGCTGGTAGCCATCCTCGACAACTGCCCTCGCCTTGAGTTCCTTGACATCCGCTCTTGCGACAATGTTGTTATGGACAGCGGCCTGCGAGCGAAATGTGCCCGGATCAAGACGAAGAAGCTCTACCCGTATAACTGGACCAATGATTGGGAGCATTTTCAGTCCGGTAGCCACGATGATGACTTCACTGATGATTCTGAGTATTTTGAGCCTGGCAGCCCTATCAGTTACTGTTCCACGTGTTTCATGTCGTCAGAcattggtgatgaactggACTGTGAATTTATGTACGCCCAGGACTGCGAGTCCGATGATTCTGATCGTTCTTGCTACTTTAGTGGCATTGACGAGACCGATCTTGAAGAGCATGAGAGGATTCTTGGCAAGGGTGCACGTAGGTACCTGAGAATATAA
- the LOC104584053 gene encoding putative F-box/LRR-repeat protein 23 → MPLLSPPPAPASAPGRGRRRERRLRRRRSKRDWAGLPLDAMLLVLHRLGDADLMFGGRARACRSWRAAAREPELWRRVDTRGLSRLFWSAASADRVARLAVSFAAGESEAFFGEGHVDDDLLLFLARHAPSLKSLHLIECHDVHNDAFAFPLLEELELWQCNSIHAKWVVDFVATACPRLKHSKHAKGRVSRRHFDRTVYPAYNSEAFAIARMQDLRSLQLFDSCLDNKGLLAILDNCPHLECLDIRCCDNVFMDSSDLRAKCARIRTKKLYPHVWTDIDDEQDCLFLYAESADDSDRSVYFSGNEETDLEEHDRILDKGARRYLRI, encoded by the exons ATGCCGTTGctatctcctcctccggcgccggcgagcgcgccaggccgcgggaggcggcgagaGCGCCGTCTCCGAAGGCGCCGATCCAAGCGGGACTGGGCGGGGCTGCCCCTGGACGCGATGCTCCTCGTGCTCCACAGGCTGGGCGACGCCGATCTCATGTTCGGCGGCCGGGCGCGGGCGTGCCGCTCCTGGCGCGCCGCGGCGCGGGAGCCCGAGCTGTGGCGCCGCGTCGACACGCGCGGCCTCTCGCGGCTCTTCTGGAGCGCCGCCAGCGCCGACCGGGTGGCGCGGCTCGCCGTCTCGTTCGCCGCCGGGGAGTCCGAGGCGTTCTTCGGCGAGGGCCACGTCGACGATGAcctgctcctcttcctcgcccGGCA TGCACCGTCGCTGAAGAGCCTTCATCTCATCGAGTGCCATGATGTACACAACGACGCATTCGCGTTCCCTCTgctggaggagctggagcTTTGGCAATGCAACAGTATACATGCCAAATGGGTTGTTGACTTTGTTGCCACAGCTTGTCCAAGGCTGAAGCACTCAAAACATGCCAAAGGAAGAGTATCCCGCCGACATTTTGATAGAACTGTATACCCGGCCTACAACAGCGAAGCCTTTGCAATTGCAAGGATGCAGGATCTACGTTCCCTGCAGCTTTTCGACAGTTGTCTCGACAACAAAGGGTTGTTAGCCATCCTTGACAACTGCCCTCACCTTGAGTGCCTTGACATCCGCTGTTGCGACAATGTCTTCATGGATAGCAGTGATCTGCGAGCGAAATGTGCCCGGATCAGGACGAAGAAGTTATATCCACATGTCTGGACCGACATCGATGATGAGCAGGACTGTCTATTTTTGTACGCAGAGTCGGCCGATGATTCAGATCGTTCTGTCTACTTTAGTGGCAATGAGGAGACCGATCTTGAAGAACATGATAGGATTCTTGACAAGGGCGCCCGTAGGTACCTGAGAATATAA
- the LOC100845806 gene encoding UDP-glycosyltransferase 83A1: MASPPPHALIIPYPAQGHVIPLMELAHAMVDRGFIVTFVNSEFNHARVVAAMSPSSSPGNNGVGGLDRIRLVAVPDGMEPGEDRNNLVRLTILMTEFMAPAVEELIHRSGEEDGEEKITCMVTDYNVGTWAVDVARRTGIRSAAVWPASAAVMATLLSFNKLIEDDIIDAEHGSAMGKETFKLSPEMPEMQSAHLAWNCVGDHDQQATLFKYLVKGVLAVDQCEFFICNSFHAAEPGAFSLFPKLLPIGPLLTGERGGDKAVGHLWQPEDAECISWLDAQPEPGSVVYVAFGSFTMFDRRQFQELALGLELCGRPFLWVVRPDIGYGKVHDYPDGFLDRVVGESGGTGRGKLVSWAPQQRVLAHPSVGCFVSHCGWNSTMEGVRNGVPFLAWPYFADQFVNQVYISDVWKVGLKAVKDEEAGVITKEHIADRVEVLMGDAGIRERVEELKKAAHESIQDGGSSHGNFDKFVEAMKQA, from the exons ATGgcttcaccgccgccgcacgccctGATCATCCCTTACCCGGCACAGGGCCACGTCATCCCGCTGATGGAGCTGGCGCACGCCATGGTGGACAGGGGCTTCATCGTCACCTTCGTCAACTCCGAGTTCAACCACGCccgcgtcgtcgccgccatgtcgccgtcttcctcccctGGAAACAACGGCGTCGGTGGGCTGGACCGGATCCGTCTCGTGGCGGTGCCGGACGGCATGGAGCCCGGCGAGGACCGGAACAACCTGGTGAGGCTGACCATCCTCATGACGGAATTCATGGCGCCGGCCGTCGAGGAGCTCATCCACCGCAGcggcgaggaagacggcgaggagaagATCACGTGCATGGTGACTGACTACAATGTCGGGACCTGGGCGGTGGACGTCGCCCGGCGGACCGGCATCCGGTCCGCCGCCGTCTGGCCCGCCTCGGCCGCCGTCATGGCCACCCTTCTCAGCTTCAACAAACTCATTGAGGACGACATCATCGACGCAGAACACG GGTCTGCGATGGGGAAAGAGACGTTCAAGCTGAGCCCGGAGATGCCGGAGATGCAGAGCGCGCACCTGGCATGGAACTGCGTGGGCGACCACGACCAGCAAGCCACACTCTTCAAGTACTTAGTCAAGGGAGTCCTCGCCGTTGACCAATGCGAGTTCTTCATCTGCAACTCCTTCCACGCGGCAGAGCCAGGAGCCTTCTCGCTCTTCCCCAAGCTCCTCCCCATAGGCCCGCTCCTCaccggcgagcgcggcggggaCAAGGCCGTGGGCCACCTCTGGCAGCCAGAGGACGCCGAGTGCATCTCCTGGCTGGACGCGCAGCCGGAGCCGGGGTCCGTCGTGTACGTGGCCTTCGGCAGCTTCACCATGTTCGACCGCCGCCAGTTCCAGGAGCTCGCCCTGGGGCTCGAGCTCTGCGGCCGGCCGTTCCTCTGGGTCGTCCGCCCGGACATCGGCTACGGCAAGGTCCACGATTACCCTGACGGCTTCCTCGACCGCGTCGTCGGGGAAAGCGGCGGCACCGGCAGAGGGAAGCTCGTCTCCTGGGCGCCGCAGCAGCGGGTGCTGGCCCACCCGTCGGTCGGGTGCTTCGTGTCGCACTGCGGATGGAACTCCACCATGGAAGGCGTCCGCAACGGGGTGCCGTTCCTCGCCTGGCCGTATTTCGCTGACCAGTTCGTCAACCAGGTTTATATCTCTGACGTGTGGAAGGTCGGGCTTAAGGCCGTCAAGGATGAGGAGGCCGGGGTGATTACGAAGGAGCATATCGCTGACAGGGTTGAGGTGCTCATGGGGGATGCCGGGATCAGGGAAAGGGTTGAGGAATTGAAGAAGGCGGCACATGAGAGCATTCAGGATGGGGGATCCTCGCATGGGAATTTTGACAAGTTTGTGGAGGCCATGAAGCAGGCATGA
- the LOC100846109 gene encoding F-box protein At4g22280 isoform X1, which translates to MMIISNKRMRPTGFEDITSDGISSLPNEILHHILSLMPAREAVQTCVLSTRWRYVWKSLRCLKIEGPEFSSMERFVEFMDNLLLERDSVPLDSFCLVSWSNGAHCLNHPRANQWISHALTNKVCVLRVVEYYELFNLDPYPFISVHLKVLSLNCVFISALFIENLLSNCPALEDLTMIGSRVLATKFSSRTLKNLTFISLGPNDDYDVHDDFEDLVIDTPNLVSLHLEDLALLAPCLVNVSSVVKASFRLDEECFSSSDANCNILSALSNVMKLKLVSRPDNGTSQETETVSKVLRRDLWRCQAFSNLKSLSVGDWCVDADLSALLYFLRRSPVLKKLVSVRLELLVGATKGTT; encoded by the exons ATGATGATTATCTCCAATAAGCGCATGCGACCAACAGGGTTTGAGGACATCACCAGTGACGGGATCAGCAGCCTCCCCAATGAGATTCTCCACCACATCCTGTCTCTCATGCCTGCACGGGAAGCAGTGCAGACATGTGTGCTGTCAACGAGGTGGCGCTATGTTTGGAAATCTTTGCGATGCCTTAAAATTGAGGGACCCGAATTCTCCAGCATGGAGAGATTTGTAGAGTTCATGGACAACTTACTACTGGAGCGTGACTCTGTCCCTCTAGACAGCTTTTGCCTTGTCAGCTGGAGCAATGGTGCTCACTGTCTCAACCATCCTAGAGCCAACCAGTGGATCTCCCATGCTCTTACTAACAAAGTTTGTGTGCTTCGGGTAGTTGAGTACTATGAGCTATTTAATCTAGATCCCTATCCATTCATTTCAGTGCATCTGAAAGTACTCAGTCTCAATTGTGTTTTCATCAGCGCCCTCTTCATTGAGAATCTCCTTTCTAACTGTCCAGCATTGGAAGATCTAACAATGATAGGCAGTCGTGTTCTTGCCACCAAATTTTCTTCTCGCACTCTGAAGAATTTAACCTTTATCTCACTTGGCCCCAATGACGATTACGATGTTCATGATGATTTTGAAGATCTTGTGATAGATACCCCTAATCTCGTTTCACTGCATCTGGAAGACCTTGCACTTTTAGCTCCTTGCCTTGTTAATGTTTCATCTGTGGTAAAGGCCTCCTTTCGTTTGGACGAGGAGTGTTTCTCCAGTTCTGATGCAAACTGCAACATTCTCAGTGCTCTGTCAAATGTTATGAAGTTGAAGTTGGTGTCTCGACCTGACAAT GGCACTTCTCAGGAGACGGAGACGGTAAGCAAGGTACTAAGAAGAGATCTCTGGAGGTGCCAGGCATTCAGCAACCTGAAATCCTTGTCTGTTGGTGACTGGTGTGTGGATGCTGACCTCAGTGCGCTGCTCTACTTTCTTAGACGCTCGCCTGTCTTAAAGAAACTTGTCTCAGTGCG GCTGGAGCTTCTGGTTGGGGCCACCAAAGGCACAACCTGA
- the LOC100846109 gene encoding F-box protein At4g22280 isoform X2 produces MMIISNKRMRPTGFEDITSDGISSLPNEILHHILSLMPAREAVQTCVLSTRWRYVWKSLRCLKIEGPEFSSMERFVEFMDNLLLERDSVPLDSFCLVSWSNGAHCLNHPRANQWISHALTNKVCVLRVVEYYELFNLDPYPFISVHLKVLSLNCVFISALFIENLLSNCPALEDLTMIGSRVLATKFSSRTLKNLTFISLGPNDDYDVHDDFEDLVIDTPNLVSLHLEDLALLAPCLVNVSSVVKASFRLDEECFSSSDANCNILSALSNVMKLKLVSRPDNETETVSKVLRRDLWRCQAFSNLKSLSVGDWCVDADLSALLYFLRRSPVLKKLVSVRLELLVGATKGTT; encoded by the exons ATGATGATTATCTCCAATAAGCGCATGCGACCAACAGGGTTTGAGGACATCACCAGTGACGGGATCAGCAGCCTCCCCAATGAGATTCTCCACCACATCCTGTCTCTCATGCCTGCACGGGAAGCAGTGCAGACATGTGTGCTGTCAACGAGGTGGCGCTATGTTTGGAAATCTTTGCGATGCCTTAAAATTGAGGGACCCGAATTCTCCAGCATGGAGAGATTTGTAGAGTTCATGGACAACTTACTACTGGAGCGTGACTCTGTCCCTCTAGACAGCTTTTGCCTTGTCAGCTGGAGCAATGGTGCTCACTGTCTCAACCATCCTAGAGCCAACCAGTGGATCTCCCATGCTCTTACTAACAAAGTTTGTGTGCTTCGGGTAGTTGAGTACTATGAGCTATTTAATCTAGATCCCTATCCATTCATTTCAGTGCATCTGAAAGTACTCAGTCTCAATTGTGTTTTCATCAGCGCCCTCTTCATTGAGAATCTCCTTTCTAACTGTCCAGCATTGGAAGATCTAACAATGATAGGCAGTCGTGTTCTTGCCACCAAATTTTCTTCTCGCACTCTGAAGAATTTAACCTTTATCTCACTTGGCCCCAATGACGATTACGATGTTCATGATGATTTTGAAGATCTTGTGATAGATACCCCTAATCTCGTTTCACTGCATCTGGAAGACCTTGCACTTTTAGCTCCTTGCCTTGTTAATGTTTCATCTGTGGTAAAGGCCTCCTTTCGTTTGGACGAGGAGTGTTTCTCCAGTTCTGATGCAAACTGCAACATTCTCAGTGCTCTGTCAAATGTTATGAAGTTGAAGTTGGTGTCTCGACCTGACAAT GAGACGGAGACGGTAAGCAAGGTACTAAGAAGAGATCTCTGGAGGTGCCAGGCATTCAGCAACCTGAAATCCTTGTCTGTTGGTGACTGGTGTGTGGATGCTGACCTCAGTGCGCTGCTCTACTTTCTTAGACGCTCGCCTGTCTTAAAGAAACTTGTCTCAGTGCG GCTGGAGCTTCTGGTTGGGGCCACCAAAGGCACAACCTGA
- the LOC104584054 gene encoding putative FBD-associated F-box protein At5g56440 produces the protein MKQSPDFSFLLPSFFPSARPEAATAEQDCRSPRPSDSFRKHQPPGNLFDGMLQGGGGQGPPGDGSGGGVGARDRLSNLPDELCHRIFSFLKAWEVVRTSALSEGWRYMWESAPSLDIRHDASADRLRCHYRQFVQDLLQWRDQDVPLLKLRLRWTSDGMANTWIRRAVRLHAKAIELSGMHHRRRPHLDCENFLFGSLKILHLSRVFMDTDNLKQLSCKCVFLGELVLKNSKIYGTEIRSVSLRRLTMVSCFTPKGLLESWLMLRALPCCAASDSDLAVFFLRSSVRGH, from the exons ATGAAGCAGAGTCCCGATTTTTCATTTCTCCTTCCCTCTTTCTTCCCCTCTGCGCGCCCTGAAGCAGCAACCGCGGAGCAGGACTGCAGGAGTCCCCGCCCTTCGGATTCATTCAGGAAGCATCAACCTCCCG GTAACTTGTTCGACGGAATGCTCCAAGGGGGTGGAGGGCAGGGGCCGCCGGGCGACGGGTCCGGCGGAGGAGTCGGCGCCCGCGACCGCCTCAGCAACCTCCCGGACGAGCTGTGCCACCgcatcttctccttcctgaAGGCGTGGGAGGTGGTCCGCACGAGCGCGCTTTCGGAGGGGTGGCGCTACATGTGGGAATCCGCGCCGAGCCTCGACATCCGCCATGACGCCAGCGCCGACCGGCTGAGGTGCCACTACCGCCAGTTCGTCCAGGACCTACTGCAATGGCGGGACCAGGACGTGCCGCTGCTCAAGCTCCGGCTGCGCTGGACGTCCGATGGCATGGCCAACACGTGGATCCGTCGTGCTGTCAGACTCCACGCGAAAGCTATTGAGCTCTCCGGGATGCAtcaccgccggcggccgcaccTGGATTGCGAGAACTTCTTGTTTGGTAGCCTCAAGATATTGCATCTCAGCCGTGTCTTTATGGATACCGACAACCTCAAGCAGCTCTCTTGTAAGTGCGTTTTCTTGGGAGAACTGGTGCTCAAGAACAGTAAGATATATGGCACTGAGATTCGATCAGTATCGCTCAGGCGTTTGACTATGGTCAGCTGCTTCACCCCTAAAGGCCTCTTGGAGTCTTGGTTGATGCTCCGGGCCTTGCCTTGCTGTGCTGCATCAGACTCAGACCTTGCAGTGTTCTTCCTCAGATCAAGCGTCCGAGGTCACTAG